Genomic window (Kosakonia sp. BYX6):
CCTACGGCAATATTTTCGGCCATCGCGGGTTTACCCATTCGCTGCTGTTCGCCTTTGTGGTGCCGCTGTTGGTTACCTGGCTTGGGCGCAAGAAGTTCAAGGCGAGCCTGACGCGCTGTTGGGTGTTTTTAACGGTTTCGCTGTTGTCGCACAGTTTGCTGGATTCGGTGACCACCGGCGGCAAAGGGGTTGGCTGGTTATGGCCGTGGTCGGATGAGCGCTTTTTTGCTCCGTGGCAGGTGATCAAGGTCGCGCCCTTCGCGCTGTCGCGCTATACCACGCCGTACGGGCACCAGGTGATCATTTCAGAGTTAATGTGGGTGTGGTTGCCAGGGGTGATTGTGATGGGGTTATTGTGGTGGCGCAGGCGTTAACCGCCACGTGGTTGATT
Coding sequences:
- a CDS encoding metal-dependent hydrolase, producing the protein MPTIVTHAAVPLCLGLGLGSKVIPKGLLLAGMGLAMLPDADVLAFKFGVAYGNIFGHRGFTHSLLFAFVVPLLVTWLGRKKFKASLTRCWVFLTVSLLSHSLLDSVTTGGKGVGWLWPWSDERFFAPWQVIKVAPFALSRYTTPYGHQVIISELMWVWLPGVIVMGLLWWRRR